The following proteins are co-located in the Dietzia timorensis genome:
- a CDS encoding thioesterase family protein, with amino-acid sequence MHYFTQIDDDVYEPTERVGGAWNPEEQHVCPLLGLLAQRVERDRDARRDDGLVVARLSYDILGTLRMQPIQLRTTVLRPGRSIELVEVVASQDGRDGVALRAWLMQPQDSAGVKGQAFDPMPAVDEMDGFDMTGIWGGGFIASIEARRALHGAGSAQVWARSDTLLVEGEEQSGLAAFAGMLDLANGIAVRAEPQEVLYPNIDLTAHLFRQPEGDWVGYDTRVSFGGEGVGLTETVLHDMRGPVGTSSQILTVRPR; translated from the coding sequence ATGCACTACTTCACCCAGATTGACGACGACGTGTACGAGCCCACCGAGCGTGTGGGCGGCGCCTGGAATCCGGAAGAACAGCACGTGTGTCCTCTACTCGGGCTCCTGGCACAACGCGTCGAGAGAGATCGTGACGCCCGCCGCGATGACGGGCTAGTGGTGGCGCGGCTGTCCTATGACATTCTCGGCACGCTTCGGATGCAACCCATTCAATTACGCACCACCGTGCTGCGACCCGGCCGTTCCATTGAGCTGGTCGAGGTCGTCGCCTCGCAGGACGGGCGCGACGGCGTGGCTTTGCGGGCCTGGCTCATGCAGCCGCAGGACTCCGCTGGAGTAAAGGGACAGGCCTTTGATCCGATGCCCGCGGTCGATGAGATGGATGGTTTCGACATGACGGGGATCTGGGGCGGCGGATTCATCGCTTCCATCGAGGCGCGTCGCGCCCTTCATGGAGCCGGAAGTGCGCAGGTGTGGGCACGCTCGGACACTCTGCTTGTCGAAGGGGAGGAACAGAGCGGACTCGCCGCGTTTGCCGGCATGCTCGATCTGGCCAACGGGATCGCCGTACGTGCGGAGCCGCAAGAGGTGCTTTACCCCAACATCGATCTCACCGCTCACCTGTTCCGGCAACCCGAAGGGGATTGGGTCGGCTACGACACCCGGGTCTCATTCGGCGGCGAGGGCGTGGGGCTCACCGAAACCGTGCTCCACGACATGCGCGGTCCGGTCGGGACGAGTTCGCAGATTCTTACGGTCCGGCCTCGCTAG
- a CDS encoding MBL fold metallo-hydrolase — protein MNTSVARMVCHVLLIETPAGLVLVDSGMSGADFAEPAARLGPMRHVLGLAADPQEFAINQVRALGFDPRDVRHIVLTHMDFDHAGGISDFPEAQIHVTSAEALGALRGPTRHERIRYNTAQFSHDPKVVEHSPYGERWNDFAAAKELTEIDPGIVLVTMPGHSRGHACVAVDDGGRWLLHCGDAFDHRNEIRGLRRRVPFGMKAQAYLNAFDLGMYLDNQDRLHELWKQRDPNLMIFNAHDATLFDESKAAPVS, from the coding sequence ATGAACACCTCGGTAGCCCGCATGGTGTGTCACGTGTTACTCATCGAGACCCCGGCTGGTCTCGTGCTCGTCGACTCGGGGATGAGCGGGGCGGACTTCGCCGAGCCTGCGGCCCGCCTCGGCCCCATGCGCCACGTGCTCGGTCTGGCCGCCGACCCGCAGGAGTTCGCGATCAACCAGGTGCGTGCGCTCGGTTTCGATCCGCGGGACGTGCGCCATATCGTGCTCACACACATGGATTTCGACCACGCTGGTGGGATCTCCGATTTCCCGGAAGCCCAGATCCACGTGACCAGCGCCGAGGCCCTCGGCGCGTTGCGCGGGCCGACCCGCCACGAGCGAATTCGCTACAACACCGCCCAGTTCTCCCACGACCCCAAGGTCGTCGAGCACAGCCCGTACGGCGAACGGTGGAACGACTTCGCGGCAGCGAAAGAGCTCACCGAGATCGATCCGGGCATTGTGCTGGTTACCATGCCCGGGCATTCGCGCGGGCATGCGTGCGTGGCGGTGGATGACGGCGGACGCTGGCTCTTGCACTGCGGAGATGCATTCGACCACCGCAATGAGATTCGAGGGCTCCGGCGCCGCGTGCCGTTCGGAATGAAGGCGCAGGCCTACCTCAACGCATTCGACCTGGGGATGTATCTCGACAACCAGGATCGACTACACGAATTGTGGAAGCAGCGTGACCCGAATCTGATGATCTTCAACGCGCACGACGCGACGCTGTTCGACGAGAGCAAAGCGGCACCGGTTTCCTAG
- a CDS encoding adenylate/guanylate cyclase domain-containing protein has translation MVILSIVLGVICVGALVAVAVLWARLRRAQLYIIQLESAAIERRHRKRAPTVVRRATKVVKAVAESTQIVRDHGVGGLIASSLDDFDRWVFAEREEIRELTAADGTVTIMFSDIEGSTSLNDELGDKAWMKILSRHDDIVRAAIARHHGHVVKDQGDGFMVVFTEPGDALSAAIRMHRNLAGMRGKLMSTPIAIRIGMHRGAVVARDGDFYGLNVAMAARIAAEAQGKETLVSEDVRDVLAERSAFAFTDPIEVSLKGVSQPQLLWRAWPSKAVEGRNRSKDNLPEEIERAEQSHE, from the coding sequence GTGGTAATTCTGTCCATCGTGCTCGGCGTGATCTGCGTCGGCGCGCTCGTCGCGGTCGCCGTGCTCTGGGCGCGGCTGCGCCGCGCGCAGCTGTACATCATCCAGCTGGAGTCCGCGGCGATCGAGCGGCGGCACAGGAAGCGCGCCCCTACCGTCGTCCGGCGGGCTACGAAAGTCGTCAAGGCCGTCGCGGAGTCGACGCAGATCGTGCGCGACCACGGGGTCGGTGGCCTCATCGCCAGCTCTCTCGATGATTTCGACCGGTGGGTATTCGCCGAGCGCGAGGAGATCCGTGAGTTGACGGCGGCTGACGGCACGGTGACAATCATGTTCTCCGACATCGAGGGATCCACGTCGCTCAACGATGAGCTCGGCGACAAGGCCTGGATGAAGATCCTTTCCCGCCACGACGACATCGTCCGTGCCGCCATCGCTCGACATCACGGCCACGTCGTCAAGGACCAGGGCGACGGGTTCATGGTCGTGTTCACCGAGCCGGGCGACGCGTTGAGCGCCGCGATCCGGATGCACCGGAATCTGGCCGGAATGAGGGGCAAACTGATGTCGACGCCGATCGCTATCCGCATCGGCATGCATCGCGGCGCCGTCGTGGCGCGCGACGGTGATTTTTATGGTCTTAATGTCGCGATGGCCGCGCGCATCGCGGCCGAGGCACAAGGCAAGGAGACGCTCGTCTCGGAGGATGTTCGCGACGTGCTCGCCGAGCGCAGTGCGTTCGCCTTCACCGATCCGATCGAGGTGTCACTCAAGGGTGTCTCGCAGCCGCAACTGCTGTGGCGAGCATGGCCGTCGAAAGCCGTCGAAGGCCGGAACCGATCGAAGGATAACCTGCCCGAGGAGATCGAGCGGGCAGAACAATCCCACGAGTAG
- a CDS encoding serine hydrolase domain-containing protein — MVDDNQRTRVLEALADIDAWPVDNAAAAVIAPLGSGEAPKVLATYGDTGAAFELASVTKLLTAGAALMAIEEGAIELDEAAGPRGSTVRHLLAHASGVAFDSAEVKAEPGTKRIYSSAGYEILAGHIADSTGIDFPSYLAEGLCGALGMTSTELDGSAGHGARSNVDDLSALAAEMLSPRVLSPLTWTEACEVAWPEINGLVPGYGMFKPCPWGLGPEIKGDKSAHWTGTQNSARTFGHFGQSGTLLWVDPEAGDGGVALVVLTDRAFGDWAKPLWTNLSDAVITATG; from the coding sequence ATGGTCGACGATAATCAGCGCACGCGCGTGCTCGAAGCCCTGGCCGACATCGATGCATGGCCGGTCGACAATGCCGCCGCCGCGGTGATCGCGCCTCTTGGCTCTGGCGAAGCTCCCAAGGTCCTCGCAACCTACGGCGATACCGGCGCGGCGTTCGAACTTGCCTCGGTGACCAAGCTTCTCACGGCAGGTGCCGCCCTCATGGCCATTGAGGAAGGCGCGATCGAACTCGATGAGGCAGCAGGGCCGCGAGGGTCGACGGTGCGGCACCTACTTGCCCATGCCTCGGGCGTAGCCTTCGATTCCGCGGAGGTCAAGGCCGAACCGGGAACCAAGCGCATCTATTCGAGCGCCGGCTACGAGATCCTCGCGGGGCACATCGCGGACTCTACGGGGATAGATTTCCCGTCATATCTCGCCGAAGGGTTGTGCGGCGCGTTGGGGATGACGTCGACGGAACTCGACGGCTCGGCGGGGCACGGCGCCCGATCGAACGTGGACGACCTGAGCGCGCTGGCCGCGGAAATGCTTTCGCCGCGGGTGCTTTCGCCGCTGACGTGGACAGAGGCGTGCGAGGTTGCCTGGCCGGAGATCAACGGACTCGTGCCCGGCTATGGGATGTTCAAGCCATGCCCATGGGGGCTGGGGCCGGAAATCAAAGGCGACAAGAGCGCTCACTGGACCGGCACGCAGAATTCCGCGCGCACCTTCGGCCACTTCGGCCAGTCGGGAACGCTGCTGTGGGTCGATCCCGAAGCTGGCGACGGGGGAGTGGCGCTCGTCGTCCTCACCGACCGCGCGTTCGGGGATTGGGCCAAGCCGCTGTGGACGAATCTGTCCGATGCCGTGATCACGGCGACCGGATAG
- a CDS encoding acyl-CoA carboxylase subunit beta, giving the protein MTAFATPDISTIEDVDPRNPYVRLATLLDEGTLSPLQAADAPDTYDRAGVVAARGTINGSPVVAFCTDATIMGGAMGHVGCAHIVSAIDTALEEGVPCIGLWHSGGARLAEGVEALHGVGLVFHAMVRASGKIPQISVVLGAAAGGAAYGPALTDVVIMAPEGKVFVTGPDVVRQVTGEQVTQIELGGPTAHHRKSGVCHIASDSESEAYERARELSTLLSQQGVFDSEALRDEHADIGALFPESPRRAYDVHPIVDHVVDAREDGSSSFVELQSKWAPSIVVGFGRLAGRTVGLIANNPLRLGGCLNSESAEKAARFVRMADAFGIPLVVLVDVPGYLPGVAQEWDGVVRRGAKLLHAFSEAKVARVTLVTRKIYGGAYIAMNSMALGASAVYAWPNAEVAVMGAKAAVGVLHKRALAAAPESEREALHERLAEEHAKISGGVGRAMDIGVVDEVIQPAETRYRIASTLALAPHQRGEHNNIPL; this is encoded by the coding sequence ATGACTGCATTCGCTACACCTGACATCTCCACTATCGAAGACGTGGATCCGCGCAATCCGTACGTACGTCTCGCCACGCTTCTGGACGAGGGCACCTTGTCCCCACTTCAGGCAGCCGACGCCCCCGATACCTACGACCGCGCCGGTGTTGTCGCAGCACGCGGAACTATCAACGGTTCTCCCGTCGTCGCCTTCTGCACCGATGCCACGATAATGGGCGGGGCGATGGGCCACGTTGGCTGCGCACATATCGTTTCCGCGATCGACACCGCTTTGGAAGAAGGCGTGCCGTGCATCGGGCTGTGGCACTCCGGTGGCGCTCGGCTCGCCGAGGGCGTCGAGGCGCTACACGGTGTCGGGCTCGTGTTCCACGCAATGGTTCGCGCATCCGGGAAGATTCCGCAGATCTCCGTCGTACTGGGCGCAGCAGCCGGCGGAGCCGCGTACGGCCCCGCGCTCACGGACGTGGTCATCATGGCCCCCGAGGGCAAAGTGTTCGTCACCGGGCCCGATGTGGTGCGCCAGGTCACCGGCGAGCAGGTCACCCAGATCGAGCTCGGAGGACCGACCGCCCACCACCGCAAGTCGGGCGTGTGCCACATCGCCAGCGATTCGGAATCCGAGGCTTACGAGAGGGCGCGTGAGCTCTCGACGCTACTCAGCCAGCAGGGAGTCTTTGACTCGGAGGCTCTCCGTGACGAGCACGCTGACATCGGCGCTCTCTTCCCGGAGTCCCCGCGGCGGGCCTACGATGTCCATCCCATCGTTGATCACGTCGTCGATGCCCGCGAGGACGGATCCTCTAGTTTTGTTGAGCTGCAGAGCAAATGGGCTCCGTCGATCGTTGTCGGCTTTGGGCGCCTCGCAGGTCGAACCGTGGGACTCATCGCGAACAACCCTCTTCGCCTGGGCGGATGCCTCAACTCCGAATCTGCGGAGAAGGCGGCCCGTTTCGTGCGCATGGCCGACGCGTTCGGCATCCCGCTCGTCGTCCTTGTCGACGTACCGGGGTATCTCCCGGGCGTGGCCCAGGAGTGGGACGGAGTCGTACGCCGCGGCGCCAAGCTGCTTCACGCATTCTCGGAAGCGAAGGTCGCCAGGGTCACCCTCGTCACGCGCAAGATCTACGGCGGCGCTTATATCGCCATGAACTCGATGGCGCTCGGCGCGTCGGCAGTGTACGCATGGCCGAACGCTGAGGTAGCCGTCATGGGCGCCAAGGCCGCCGTAGGCGTCTTGCACAAGCGTGCGCTAGCAGCGGCGCCGGAGTCCGAGCGCGAGGCGCTCCACGAGCGATTGGCCGAGGAGCACGCCAAGATTTCCGGCGGCGTCGGCCGTGCGATGGATATCGGCGTCGTCGACGAGGTCATTCAGCCGGCCGAGACGCGCTATCGTATCGCGTCCACGCTGGCACTCGCACCGCACCAGCGCGGCGAACACAACAACATTCCGCTCTAG
- a CDS encoding IS1249 family transposase yields the protein MAQNHPACPICGHTMKRNGTTGAGTTRWRCRSCGSSSTKHRPDRRLDARFRWFIDYLTGTGSLDQVAADHGISRRTLNRYFHTFWYVQVPVPADRFRVYDQLFIDGTYTAAGCLLVAATRTHVVAWHWARRENIQAYRTLLEHMAPPLMVVIDGGQGAATAIAKQWPRTIVQRCLVHAQRNVRRHTTSRPRTDAGRAIYQLALQLTRITTVEQATEWIVHLNDFGRIYKHWLNEKTPPPPGKTGAWTFTHDRTRKAYNSLLYLHRHKLLFRYLDPPPGAIAPELITATTNTLEGGINAGIKVHAFAHRGQAAEHQRLMCEWWLYLKTEAPDDPLQIARGQQWGKNALAKAQALTHNENLADHETGRPALYDNAIEWSNSQGIQKGWIH from the coding sequence ATGGCCCAAAATCACCCCGCATGCCCGATATGTGGTCACACGATGAAACGCAACGGCACAACAGGCGCCGGCACGACCAGATGGCGATGCCGATCGTGTGGATCCTCTTCGACCAAACACCGCCCCGATCGGCGGCTCGATGCTCGTTTCCGCTGGTTCATCGATTACCTCACCGGAACCGGCTCTCTCGACCAGGTTGCGGCCGACCACGGAATTTCCAGGCGCACCCTCAATCGCTATTTCCACACGTTCTGGTACGTCCAAGTCCCGGTCCCCGCCGACCGTTTCCGCGTCTATGACCAGCTATTTATCGACGGAACCTATACCGCAGCCGGGTGCCTGCTGGTGGCCGCGACCCGCACACACGTTGTGGCCTGGCACTGGGCCCGCCGTGAAAATATCCAGGCCTACCGCACCTTGCTCGAACATATGGCCCCACCACTGATGGTCGTCATCGACGGCGGCCAAGGCGCTGCCACCGCGATCGCCAAGCAATGGCCTCGCACGATCGTGCAACGCTGCCTGGTCCATGCCCAACGCAACGTCCGCCGCCACACCACCAGCAGGCCACGAACCGACGCCGGTCGAGCGATCTACCAACTTGCCCTGCAACTGACCCGCATCACGACCGTGGAACAGGCCACCGAATGGATCGTCCACCTCAACGACTTCGGACGGATCTACAAACACTGGCTCAACGAAAAGACCCCGCCACCTCCAGGTAAGACCGGCGCGTGGACCTTCACCCACGACCGAACCCGGAAAGCGTATAACAGCCTGCTCTACCTGCACAGACACAAACTGTTATTTCGCTATCTCGACCCGCCACCGGGCGCGATAGCCCCCGAACTCATCACAGCAACCACGAACACTCTCGAGGGCGGCATCAATGCCGGGATCAAAGTCCACGCCTTCGCCCACCGCGGACAAGCCGCCGAACACCAACGCCTGATGTGCGAATGGTGGCTCTATCTCAAAACCGAAGCCCCTGACGACCCGCTACAGATCGCCAGAGGCCAACAGTGGGGCAAGAACGCACTCGCCAAAGCACAAGCCCTCACCCACAACGAGAACCTCGCCGACCACGAAACCGGACGACCAGCCCTCTACGACAACGCTATCGAATGGTCCAACTCCCAAGGCATCCAAAAAGGATGGATCCACTAA
- the acpM gene encoding meromycolate extension acyl carrier protein AcpM, with translation MARTKEEIISGLAEVVEEVTGIEPSEVTEEKSFVDDLDIDSLSMVEIAVQLEDRYGVEIPDEDLGKLRTVGDAVSYVEKIEA, from the coding sequence ATGGCACGCACCAAGGAAGAAATCATCTCCGGCCTCGCCGAGGTAGTCGAAGAGGTTACCGGGATCGAGCCCTCGGAAGTCACCGAGGAGAAGTCGTTCGTAGATGATCTCGATATCGATTCGCTGTCCATGGTGGAAATCGCCGTGCAGCTCGAAGACCGCTACGGCGTGGAGATTCCCGACGAGGATCTCGGTAAACTGCGTACGGTCGGCGACGCCGTCTCGTACGTCGAGAAGATCGAGGCCTAG
- a CDS encoding NAD(P)-binding domain-containing protein has product MTRSVDVLVIGAGQAGLSVSYHLRRTGFVPLHLLDDGAVARSARSFLVVDANPGPGGAWQHRWDSLTMSRVNGIFDLPGMPQEDVPGDVRSNVALPDYFARFENEYDIGIERPVRVYSVDYEDPDDPRSWLRVATDGGALRARVIMNATGTWTKPFVPWVPGADTFAGEQLHTVDYHRAEAFTGQRVAIVGGGISALTFLLEVAEVGETLWFTRREPVFREGEFTPEIGRMVISRVEETVRMGMRPESVVSSTELRWTPELRRAQRAGILERRPMFSSIEPTGVRMPDGSLEAVDAIIWATGFRWELGHLRGLNLRAPGGGIEMEPPMVAGEPRVYLVGYGPSASTVGANRAGRQAVTMAREFLGDR; this is encoded by the coding sequence GTGACGCGCTCGGTCGATGTGTTGGTGATCGGGGCGGGGCAAGCCGGGTTGTCGGTGTCCTATCACCTCCGGCGCACGGGTTTCGTCCCTCTGCACCTGCTGGATGACGGCGCCGTCGCGCGCTCCGCGCGCAGCTTTCTCGTGGTCGACGCGAATCCTGGTCCGGGTGGAGCGTGGCAACACAGGTGGGACTCGTTGACGATGTCGAGGGTCAACGGCATATTCGATCTGCCCGGTATGCCGCAGGAGGACGTGCCCGGCGACGTGCGCTCCAACGTCGCCCTACCTGACTATTTCGCGCGTTTCGAGAACGAGTACGACATCGGCATCGAGCGGCCGGTACGCGTGTACTCGGTGGACTACGAGGATCCGGACGATCCGCGTTCGTGGCTGCGTGTGGCGACCGATGGTGGTGCGCTGCGCGCGCGAGTGATCATGAACGCGACGGGCACCTGGACCAAACCCTTCGTCCCGTGGGTGCCCGGGGCCGATACTTTCGCCGGAGAGCAGCTCCACACCGTCGACTACCACCGGGCCGAGGCCTTTACCGGGCAGCGCGTCGCCATCGTCGGTGGCGGAATCTCGGCGCTCACGTTCCTTCTCGAGGTCGCCGAAGTCGGCGAGACGCTGTGGTTCACCCGGCGTGAGCCGGTATTCCGGGAAGGCGAGTTCACCCCGGAGATCGGCAGGATGGTGATCAGCCGGGTCGAAGAAACGGTACGCATGGGGATGCGGCCGGAGAGTGTGGTCTCCTCCACCGAACTCCGGTGGACGCCCGAACTCCGACGGGCACAGCGCGCGGGGATTCTGGAACGCAGGCCGATGTTCAGCTCGATCGAACCGACCGGTGTCCGCATGCCCGACGGTAGCCTCGAGGCGGTCGACGCCATCATCTGGGCGACCGGCTTTCGCTGGGAGCTCGGTCATCTTCGCGGACTGAACCTCCGCGCGCCCGGTGGCGGAATCGAGATGGAGCCGCCGATGGTGGCGGGGGAGCCGCGCGTCTATCTCGTGGGCTACGGCCCGAGCGCATCGACAGTCGGTGCGAACCGTGCCGGGCGGCAGGCGGTCACCATGGCGCGCGAGTTCCTGGGCGACAGGTAG
- a CDS encoding glutaminase, producing MRTPIPDYLDELMRDCAGTRGGNVADYIPELSKVDPSLLSVAVCATNGHVYSVGDDTAKFTIQSMSKPFVYAAALEEHGLKRVLEVVDVEPSGEAFNELSLDDETGRPLNPMINAGAIAVNQLINGEESPVPERVDYILDFFSRFAGRELTINHTVADSELEHVDRNLSLAHMLRSYDVIQDDAQDAVRGYVEQCSIEVDVRDLAVMAATLANGGVQPVTGERIISASVARQVQAVMASAGMYDAAGRWMTTVGIPAKSGVSGGMLGTLPGQLGLATFSPPLDGKGNSVAGARIFRRLSQDMGLHLMATEPYGVQTVRSIREIDTFTVVRIQGHINFSAAERFLSQLTSHDIDTQCVAIDLARVSGFNSVGRRIVLEAMRRLAGDGRDVFVYDPDEVLPDPDLGDGTYPERMSDEKMLELQELHGNES from the coding sequence GTGCGCACACCGATCCCCGACTACCTCGACGAGCTCATGCGCGACTGCGCGGGCACCCGCGGCGGGAATGTCGCCGACTATATCCCCGAGCTGTCGAAGGTCGATCCCTCGTTACTCTCCGTTGCCGTGTGCGCGACGAACGGCCATGTCTACAGTGTTGGCGATGACACGGCGAAGTTCACCATCCAATCGATGTCCAAGCCTTTCGTCTATGCCGCCGCGCTCGAGGAGCACGGGCTCAAGCGAGTCCTCGAGGTCGTCGATGTCGAGCCGTCGGGCGAGGCCTTCAACGAATTGTCGCTCGACGATGAGACCGGCCGCCCGCTCAATCCGATGATCAATGCCGGCGCGATCGCGGTGAATCAGCTGATCAACGGGGAAGAGTCCCCGGTCCCCGAGCGTGTGGACTACATCCTCGACTTCTTCTCCCGGTTCGCCGGGCGAGAGCTCACAATAAATCACACGGTGGCCGATTCCGAGCTCGAACACGTGGACCGAAATCTTTCGCTCGCCCATATGCTGCGCTCCTACGACGTCATCCAGGACGATGCGCAGGACGCGGTTCGCGGTTACGTCGAGCAGTGCTCGATCGAGGTGGATGTGCGGGACCTGGCGGTGATGGCCGCGACGCTCGCCAACGGTGGCGTTCAGCCGGTTACCGGAGAGCGGATCATCAGCGCCTCGGTGGCGCGGCAGGTCCAGGCCGTCATGGCGTCCGCAGGCATGTACGACGCGGCGGGACGCTGGATGACGACGGTGGGCATTCCCGCCAAGTCGGGCGTGTCCGGTGGCATGCTCGGAACCCTTCCGGGACAGCTCGGACTCGCGACTTTCTCGCCCCCTCTGGATGGCAAGGGCAATAGCGTCGCCGGGGCACGGATCTTCCGGCGGCTGTCCCAGGACATGGGTCTCCATCTCATGGCGACGGAACCCTATGGCGTGCAGACGGTGCGGTCGATCCGCGAGATCGATACCTTCACCGTCGTGAGAATCCAGGGACATATCAATTTCTCCGCGGCGGAACGTTTTCTCAGTCAGCTGACCTCACACGACATCGACACTCAGTGCGTGGCGATCGATCTGGCCCGGGTCAGCGGATTCAATTCCGTCGGGCGGCGGATCGTTCTCGAGGCGATGCGGCGTCTCGCCGGCGACGGCCGGGACGTGTTCGTGTACGACCCGGACGAGGTGCTCCCGGATCCGGATCTCGGCGACGGTACGTATCCCGAGCGGATGTCGGATGAGAAGATGCTCGAGCTGCAGGAGCTCCACGGCAATGAGTCCTGA
- a CDS encoding DUF3145 family protein, translating to MTDLKIYGDTTTGVVFIHATPVALCQHVEWSLRTILERSGELQWAEQPALSGARKAIIDWIGPVGTGARLAQALEKWDLISFEVTEDPSEMVDGERFSYTPDLGMWRGQTGASGDVVLGEDRLRHLMSQGAESFHAAMEEELGTAWDSALEPLRGFDNTPEVTWLSRVG from the coding sequence ATGACAGACCTAAAAATTTACGGAGACACGACGACGGGTGTGGTTTTCATCCATGCCACGCCGGTGGCTCTGTGCCAGCATGTGGAGTGGTCCTTGCGGACCATTCTCGAACGATCCGGCGAGCTCCAATGGGCCGAGCAGCCGGCGCTTTCCGGTGCCCGGAAGGCGATCATCGACTGGATCGGCCCGGTGGGGACCGGCGCCCGTCTTGCGCAGGCCCTTGAGAAGTGGGATCTCATCTCATTCGAGGTCACCGAGGATCCCTCGGAGATGGTCGACGGTGAGCGATTTTCGTACACTCCTGACCTCGGTATGTGGCGAGGACAGACGGGTGCCTCCGGCGACGTTGTGCTCGGCGAGGACCGCCTCCGCCACCTGATGAGCCAGGGCGCCGAGTCGTTCCACGCCGCCATGGAAGAAGAGCTGGGCACCGCCTGGGACAGCGCCCTGGAGCCGCTTCGCGGTTTCGACAACACCCCGGAAGTGACCTGGCTTTCGCGCGTGGGCTAA
- a CDS encoding glycerophosphodiester phosphodiesterase family protein, which translates to MNHLPDGFDLQAHRGGIGLHVESSPHSFGEALKLGVTTLELDTQITKDGQVVVTHDRKINKAVCQDTEPLTDGDPQFPYTEHFVKDLTLAQIRTLDCGSLRKPEYPDQQLHPGTLMMTLAEVFDLVRESGNGDVRFNIETKVEAAAPEETAPREQFVRRVHEEITASGFSDRVEIQSFDWGALRLMNEIDPSIPLVALTNGDFLEVGRPGRSPWLGGLDVDDFGGDGVAAAASLAGVKAYSPVDTAPQTCDVSKTGCEPYTTPELVSRAHELGLKVIPWTVDHIATMEYLLDAGVDGIITNYPDVLRQLLADRGIAVAGTE; encoded by the coding sequence ATGAATCATCTGCCCGACGGTTTCGACCTCCAGGCCCATCGCGGTGGTATCGGGCTCCACGTCGAAAGTTCCCCGCATTCCTTCGGCGAGGCCCTGAAGCTAGGCGTCACAACACTCGAGCTCGACACGCAGATCACCAAAGACGGGCAGGTCGTAGTCACACACGACCGCAAGATCAATAAGGCCGTCTGCCAGGACACCGAGCCTCTCACCGACGGCGACCCCCAATTTCCCTACACCGAGCATTTCGTCAAGGACCTCACCCTCGCGCAGATTCGGACGCTCGACTGCGGCTCCTTGCGCAAGCCCGAATATCCGGACCAGCAGCTTCATCCCGGCACCCTGATGATGACGCTTGCAGAGGTATTCGATCTCGTGCGAGAAAGCGGAAACGGGGATGTGCGTTTCAATATCGAAACGAAAGTAGAGGCCGCGGCGCCGGAAGAGACCGCGCCCCGCGAGCAATTCGTGCGACGAGTCCATGAGGAGATCACCGCGTCAGGGTTCAGCGACCGAGTCGAGATTCAGAGCTTCGATTGGGGCGCGCTCCGGCTCATGAACGAGATCGACCCCTCGATCCCCCTCGTTGCGCTGACGAATGGGGACTTCCTCGAGGTCGGGAGGCCAGGAAGGTCTCCGTGGCTCGGTGGACTCGATGTCGACGATTTCGGCGGAGACGGCGTCGCCGCGGCGGCATCGCTAGCGGGCGTCAAAGCCTATTCCCCGGTGGATACCGCGCCGCAGACCTGCGATGTCTCAAAAACTGGGTGCGAACCTTATACAACGCCCGAGCTAGTCAGCCGGGCGCACGAGCTGGGTCTGAAGGTGATCCCGTGGACGGTCGACCACATCGCCACGATGGAGTACCTCCTCGACGCCGGTGTCGACGGGATCATCACGAATTATCCCGACGTACTTCGGCAATTGCTTGCCGACCGCGGCATCGCCGTAGCCGGAACCGAGTGA
- a CDS encoding antibiotic biosynthesis monooxygenase family protein, producing MTVVKINRLSVPEGDSAELEKRFAQRKHSVDEAPGFEGFELLRPTGETKDYFVITKWASEEDFQAWAGQRTPREPGTTVSKSEGILEFEVVELSD from the coding sequence GTGACCGTGGTCAAGATCAATCGGCTCTCCGTTCCCGAGGGAGACTCCGCCGAGCTCGAGAAGCGATTCGCCCAACGCAAGCATTCCGTCGACGAGGCTCCGGGGTTCGAGGGATTCGAGCTGCTCCGCCCGACCGGTGAGACGAAGGACTACTTCGTCATCACCAAGTGGGCATCCGAAGAGGACTTTCAGGCCTGGGCCGGGCAGCGCACCCCGCGCGAACCCGGAACGACGGTGTCGAAGTCCGAGGGAATATTGGAGTTCGAAGTCGTCGAGCTTTCGGACTAG